In Dryocola sp. LX212, the genomic stretch TGCGGGGGAATAACCACGCCCGGCGAAATATCGGGCTTACTGATAATCACTGTCGTCATGACAACCTCAAAATAGGTGGACGGTGGACGCCGGTTTTGATGAGGAATAAATCCAGTCTCAACCGGCGTGCCGTCCGGCGCGGGGCGCATTCTTAACCGGTGGTTTTATCCACTTTGCGGGGGCGACCGCGTTTGCCTGGCGTCGTCGCAGGTTTACGCGCTCTGGGTTTTGTCTTTGGTTTTTTAACCGGTGCGGGCTTCGGCTTTAGGGCGCTTTCGAGGCGCTCAATGTCCTTTTTGACGCCCGCCTGCGCGTCGAGCTGCATAGCCCTGCGGAGCTGGGTGATCGCTTCGACCAGTTGACCGAGGTCTCGCTGTACCAGCCCGGTTACTTTGTGCAGTCTGGCGCGCACCTTGTCCGGCATATCCGCCCCGGCGGTGAGCGACTGCGTGGTCAGCAGCAGGCCGATGTCGACAGGCTCACCGGCATCGCGGGCGCGCATGGCGGCCAGGGCAACATCTTCGGCCAGCGTATAGGGCGTGGTGCGGCGAAACGCGGCAGGCATGGTGAGGCCGTAGCGCAACGCGTAGCGGGCAATCTCCAGCGCCCCGGCAATGTCACCGGCATCGAGCTTCCACAGCATGACGGTCATCACGATGTCATCCTGCGCGCCTTTGCCCTCGGCCAGTACACCGGCCACCCACGGAGCGTACGACGGCAGCAGATCGCGCTTTTTGTCGGCCTTGCGCTCAATGGAATGAATGGTTTTTAACGTGCGTTGGTCTGCGGCCAGCTTGACCAGCATCTGCTCATAGGCAGAGGCGTGACGCAGCGGGTTATCTTCCCGCCGCGCGGTCACAATGGCCGAGACCCGCATCATGTGACGCGCTGCGGGACTCGTCATGGCTTACGCCTCCTGCGCCGGTTCATCTTTCGGTGGCGCCGGGAACTCACCGAGTTTGATGTTCTCAATCAGGCAGCCGGCGGCGTAGTCCTCGATAACGTAATCGATGTTCATCGACTCATAGTTTTCGATACGGTCGAGCTTGCCGTTCTCATCGATGATGCGGCGGTGGCTGTCGTCCATGTAGTAAATCGACAGGTTCTCTAGGGTGGTGACCATCAGGCCGTTAGCCGGGAAGTACGGCACGCGCACGGCGGGCAGGTTGCCGATACGCTTCTGGCTGACAATGACGTCGGCGGCCATCGCCTCGGTGTTCGCCTGCTCTTGGTTCACAATCGGGAAATACTTGTCGGCCAGCAGCTGGCGGCCACAGATGACGACTAAATCCGGGTCTTCCTGATACCAGGGCGCAATCAGGTTATTGGTGGCGTCCATCACCAGGGCGTCGAGGTTCGCGAAATCACCGTTTTTACCGATGCGGATCACCTCCGAAATCACGCTGCCATCTTCGGCGGTGATTTTGTCCATCACGCGCGCGGGCGCTTCGGTGCGGTACTTCTGCAGCCAGCCGACGGCCACGTCCTGCAACAGCGGATTCTTGCTGCGGTCAGACGTTGGCGCGCGTTTGATGCCGTTGAAACCGGCCATCATTAAATCGAGCGACTGGCGCTTGATGATGGCGTTGCGGATACGCAGCTGGAAGTCCTGGAAACGCGCCCATAAATCCAGGGTGCGGAAGCGGATATGGAAATCAAAGTTAATCTGATCGCACTCGTACCTGTTGGACTCCAGCGCGGTGAAATCTTCGGTCTGACGCTCTTTACCGGCGGCGGTGTCGGCGGTGCTGGCAATCGAGCCGGACACGCCGACGCCGATTTTCTCGCCCTTCATTTCGGCGACCGGCACCATGTTGATACGGGTCAGAAAGTCGGACGACTCCTGCATGGTGTTCATCAGCGTCTGGGTGACAGACGGGTCGACGCTGAATTTTTTGGTCATATCACCGGCGTCAACGTTGTTGAGCTTCGCCACCTGGGTGAGGTAGGCGTTAAATTTAAATCGGGTCTGCGGCTTCATAGTGATTCCTGATTGGGTTTTAGTTTTGTTTCCGGGCGTTTCCGGGCTCAGCAGTTGGTGAGCATCGAGTCGCCGTTGCCGCCGCTCGACGGCTCCCGGCGGCGCTGGCTAAAGCTCTCGGTTTTATCCAGCGAGGCTTCAAGCTCGGTAAGCTTCTGCTGGCTTTGCGCCAGCTCGCCGGTGAGGTCGTCTTTCAGGGTTTTGATGGACAGCTCCATGGCGGCCAGGCGCTGCTCCGCGCTTTCGTGGTTGGCCTGCACCTGCTCGGTGACGACGGTCACCGCCTCATGCACGTCGTTAAAGCGCGCGTCATCGTCGGCCTGTTTGCGGCTGAAAATGCCTTTCACCTTGTCGGCAAGCGCCGTGAGCATGGTGTCGGGCTGCTCTTCGAATTCCAGCTCGGCGAGTGTGGCGGCGGAAATCAGATTGTCCGGGCTGGTTTTAAAGCGGTTAAGCGGGTTGGATTTTGCGGTGCGGCAGAATTCCAGATATTCGGTGCCGAGGCTTGCCGGGTCGTCGGTAACCGCAAGGCCAACCAGATAGCATTTGCCGGTGTTGGCAAAGTTCGGCTGAATTTCCATTGAGGTGTAAACCTTCTGGCCCTTGCCGACCATGTCGACCAGGTTCTCCAGCGGGGCAATTTTCGCGAACAGCGCCCACTTGCCGTTAAGCACGGAATCGTCTTCAATCTGCGCCGCCTTCAGCTCCACCACGTCGCCGTAGCGCTGGAAAATGCTGTCGGGAACAATGCCGCGCAGGTGCTCAAGGTTGATGCGGCAGCCGTAAACGCGCGGGTCAAATGAGGCGGCCATTTCCTGAATATCCGTGCCGCTGATAAGTCGCCCGTCACAGGTGTCGCCCTCGACGCCGATGCGAAATAACTTCGATACTTTTTTTGCCATGGTCAGCAGTCCTGAGTGTGGGTGGTTAGGTCAGGGCTAGTTTCCCGACTCGCTCCGCATCCTGCCATCTGTCCCGGGTGGCTTATCCCTGACACAACAGCACCTTAGCGCGCATCCCACGCCGCTTAAGTAGCCTTGCCCGTATCGATTAACGCGAGGCAACCATGACCATCACCACAGACACCTCACTGCTGCACGATCCGCGCCGGAAGGCCGCACTGCTTTACTGGCAGGGCTTTTCCGTGCCGCAGATTGCCGACATGCTCGGCCACAAACGCCCCACCGTGCAGAGCTGGAAGCAGCGCGACGGATGGGACGCTGTAGCCCCCATCACCCGCGTTGAGAACAGCCTGGAAGCGCGGTTAATCCAGCTCATTACCAAAACCAAAAAGGACGGGGGAGACTTCAAGGAGATTGACCTGTTAGGCCGACAGATTGAGCGGCTGGCGCGGGTGAACCGCTACGGCCAGACCGGCAACGAGGCGGACTTAAATCCGAACGTTGCCAACCGCAATAAGGGGGAGCGTAAGAAGCCGAAAAAGAACACTTTCAGCGAGGAGGCTATCGAAAAACTGGAGGAGATTTTCTTTGCGGAGTCGTTCGAATACCAGCTCGGCTGGCATAAGGCAGGCCTTGAGCACCGCATCCGCAACATCCTTAAATCCCGCCAGATTGGCGCGACGTTTTATTTCTCCCGCGAGTCGCTGCTGCGTGCCCTGAAAACCGGCCACAACCAGATATTTCTCTCGGCCAGTAAGACGCAGGCGTACGTCTTCCGCGAGTACATCATCCAGTTCGCCCGCCTGGTGGATGTTGACCTGACCGGCGACCCGATTGTCATCGGCAACAACGGCGCAAAGCTGATTTTCCTCGGCACCAACTCCAACACCGCGCAGAGCCATAACGGCGACCTGCTGGTCGATGAGATTTTCTGGATCCCCAACTTCCAGAAGCTGCGCAAGGTGGCATCGGGCATGGCCTCGCAGCAGCACCTGCGCTCGACGTATTTCTCCACCCCGTCGACGCTGGCGCACGGCGCTTACCCGTTCTGGTCCGGCGAGCTGTTTAACAAGGGGCGCGCGGACAAAAGCGAGTGTGTCGACCTGGATATCAGCCACGCGGCGTTAAAAAACGGCATGGCCTGCGGGGACGGCCAGTGGCGGCAGATTGTCACCATTGAGGACGCGCTCGCCGGGGGCTGCGACCTGTTCGACCTGGACACCCTTAAGCGGGAAAACAGCGCGGACGATTTCCGCAATTTATTCATGTGCGAGTTCGTCGACGACAAGGCATCCGTTTTCCCGTTCGAGGAGCTGCAGCGCTGCATGGTCGACAGTATGGAGGCCTGGGCGGACGACTGGCAGCCGTTTGCGACGCGCCCGTTTGGCTATCGCCCGGTATGGATTGGCTACGACCCGTCACACACCGGC encodes the following:
- a CDS encoding GPO family capsid scaffolding protein, yielding MAKKVSKLFRIGVEGDTCDGRLISGTDIQEMAASFDPRVYGCRINLEHLRGIVPDSIFQRYGDVVELKAAQIEDDSVLNGKWALFAKIAPLENLVDMVGKGQKVYTSMEIQPNFANTGKCYLVGLAVTDDPASLGTEYLEFCRTAKSNPLNRFKTSPDNLISAATLAELEFEEQPDTMLTALADKVKGIFSRKQADDDARFNDVHEAVTVVTEQVQANHESAEQRLAAMELSIKTLKDDLTGELAQSQQKLTELEASLDKTESFSQRRREPSSGGNGDSMLTNC
- a CDS encoding phage major capsid protein, P2 family, giving the protein MKPQTRFKFNAYLTQVAKLNNVDAGDMTKKFSVDPSVTQTLMNTMQESSDFLTRINMVPVAEMKGEKIGVGVSGSIASTADTAAGKERQTEDFTALESNRYECDQINFDFHIRFRTLDLWARFQDFQLRIRNAIIKRQSLDLMMAGFNGIKRAPTSDRSKNPLLQDVAVGWLQKYRTEAPARVMDKITAEDGSVISEVIRIGKNGDFANLDALVMDATNNLIAPWYQEDPDLVVICGRQLLADKYFPIVNQEQANTEAMAADVIVSQKRIGNLPAVRVPYFPANGLMVTTLENLSIYYMDDSHRRIIDENGKLDRIENYESMNIDYVIEDYAAGCLIENIKLGEFPAPPKDEPAQEA
- a CDS encoding terminase endonuclease subunit, whose product is MTSPAARHMMRVSAIVTARREDNPLRHASAYEQMLVKLAADQRTLKTIHSIERKADKKRDLLPSYAPWVAGVLAEGKGAQDDIVMTVMLWKLDAGDIAGALEIARYALRYGLTMPAAFRRTTPYTLAEDVALAAMRARDAGEPVDIGLLLTTQSLTAGADMPDKVRARLHKVTGLVQRDLGQLVEAITQLRRAMQLDAQAGVKKDIERLESALKPKPAPVKKPKTKPRARKPATTPGKRGRPRKVDKTTG
- a CDS encoding terminase ATPase subunit family protein, coding for MTITTDTSLLHDPRRKAALLYWQGFSVPQIADMLGHKRPTVQSWKQRDGWDAVAPITRVENSLEARLIQLITKTKKDGGDFKEIDLLGRQIERLARVNRYGQTGNEADLNPNVANRNKGERKKPKKNTFSEEAIEKLEEIFFAESFEYQLGWHKAGLEHRIRNILKSRQIGATFYFSRESLLRALKTGHNQIFLSASKTQAYVFREYIIQFARLVDVDLTGDPIVIGNNGAKLIFLGTNSNTAQSHNGDLLVDEIFWIPNFQKLRKVASGMASQQHLRSTYFSTPSTLAHGAYPFWSGELFNKGRADKSECVDLDISHAALKNGMACGDGQWRQIVTIEDALAGGCDLFDLDTLKRENSADDFRNLFMCEFVDDKASVFPFEELQRCMVDSMEAWADDWQPFATRPFGYRPVWIGYDPSHTGDSAGCVVLAPPVVAGGKFRILERHQWKGMDFATQAESIKTLTEKYHVEYIGIDATGIGQGVYQLVRAFYPAAREIRYSPEVKTAMVLKAKDTIARGCLEYDVSYTDITASFMAIRKTMTGSGRSSTYEASRSDEASHADVAWATMHALLNEPLTAGSGNASTSILEFN